A stretch of the Pongo pygmaeus isolate AG05252 chromosome 16, NHGRI_mPonPyg2-v2.0_pri, whole genome shotgun sequence genome encodes the following:
- the SNRPA1 gene encoding U2 small nuclear ribonucleoprotein A' → MVKLTAELIEQAAQYTNAVRDRELDLRGYKIPVIENLGATLDQFDAIDFSDNEIRKLDGFPLLRRLKTLLVNNNRICRIGEGLDQALPCLTELILTNNSLVELGDLDPLASLKSLTYLSILRNPVTNKKHYRLYVIYKVPQVRVLDFQKVKLKERQEAEKMFKGKRGAQLAKDIARRSKTFNPGAGLPTDKKKGGPSPGDVEAIKNAIANASTLAEVERLKGLLQSGQIPGRERRSGPTDDGEEEMEEDTVTNGS, encoded by the exons ATGGTCAAGCTGACGGCGGAGCTGATCGAGCAGGCGGCGCAGTACACTAACGCGGTGCGCGACCGGGAGCTGGACCTCCGGG GGTATAAAATTCCCGTCATTGAAAATCTAGGTGCTACTTTAGACCAGTTTGATGCTATTGATTTTTCTGACAATGAGATCAGGAAACTGGATGGTTTTCCTTTGTTGAGAAGACTGAAAACATTGTTAGTGAACAACAACAGAATATG ccgtATAGGTGAGGGACTTGATCAGGCTCTGCCCTGTCTGACAGAACTCATTCTCACCAATAATAGTCTCGTGGAACTG GGTGATCTGGACCCTCTGGCATCTCTCAAATCGCTGACTTACCTAAG TATCCTAAGAAATCCGGTAACCAATAAGAAGCATTACAGATTGTATGTGATTTATAAAGTTCCACAAGTCAGAGTACTGGATTTCCAGAAAGTGAAACTAAAA GAGCGTCAGGAAGCAGAGAAAATGTTCAAGGGCAAACGGGGTGCACAGCTTGCAAAGGATATTGCCAGGAGAAGCAAAAC TTTTAATCCAGGTGCTGGTTTGCCAACTGACAAAAAGAAAGGTGGGCCATCTCCAGGGGATGTAGAAGCAATCAAG AACGCTATAGCAAATGCTTCAACTCTGGCTGAAGTGGAGAGGCTGAAGGGGTTGCTGCAGTCTGGTCAGATCCCTGGCAGAGAACGCAGATCGG GGCCCACTGATGATGGTGAAGAAGAGATGGAAGAAGACACAGTCACAAACGGGTCCTGA
- the LOC129013911 gene encoding uncharacterized protein LOC129013911, whose protein sequence is MILLELLLKYDVHIEECKLNTPNQLHIEECKLNTPSQLHTEECKLNTPSQLHTEECKLNTPSQLHTEECKLKTPSQLHTEECKLKTPSQLHTEECKLKTPSQLHTEECKLNTPNQLHTEECKLNTPSQLHTEECKLNTPSQLHTEECKLNTPSQLHTEECKLKTPSQLHTEECKLKTPSQLHTEECKLNTPSQLHTEECKLNTPSQLHTEECKLKTPSQLHTEECKLNTPSQLHTEECKLKTPSQLHTEECKLKTPSQLHTEECKLKTPSQLHTEECKLKTPSQLHTEECKLNTPSQLHTEECKLNTPSQLHTEECKLKTPSQLHTEECKLKTPSQLHTEECKLKTPSQLHTEECKLNSPSQLHTEECKLNTPSQLHIEECKLKTPSQLHTEECKLNTPSQLHTEECKLNTPSQLHIEECKLNTPNQPASS, encoded by the coding sequence ATGATTCTCCTTGAACTTTTATTGAAGTATGATGTACATATAGAAGAATGCAAGCTGAATACGCCCAACCAACTACATATAGAAGAATGCAAGCTGAACACGCCCAGCCAACTACATACAGAAGAATGCAAGCTGAACACGCCCAGCCAACTACATACAGAAGAATGCAAGCTGAACACGCCCAGCCAACTACATACAGAAGAATGCAAGCTGAAGACGCCCAGCCAACTACATACAGAAGAATGCAAGCTGAAGACGCCCAGCCAACTACATACAGAAGAATGCAAGCTGAAGACGCCCAGCCAACTACATACAGAAGAATGCAAGCTGAACACGCCCAACCAACTACATACAGAAGAATGCAAGCTGAACACGCCCAGCCAACTACATACAGAAGAATGCAAGCTGAACACGCCCAGCCAACTACATACAGAAGAATGCAAGCTGAACACGCCCAGCCAACTACATACAGAAGAATGCAAGCTGAAGACGCCCAGCCAACTACATACAGAAGAATGCAAGCTGAAGACGCCCAGCCAACTACATACAGAAGAATGCAAGCTGAACACGCCCAGCCAACTACATACAGAAGAATGCAAGCTGAACACGCCCAGCCAACTACATACAGAAGAATGCAAGCTGAAGACGCCCAGCCAACTACATACAGAAGAATGCAAGCTGAACACGCCCAGCCAACTACATACAGAAGAATGCAAGCTGAAGACGCCCAGCCAACTACATACAGAAGAATGCAAGCTGAAGACGCCCAGCCAACTACATACAGAAGAATGCAAGCTGAAGACGCCCAGCCAACTACATACAGAAGAATGCAAGCTGAAGACGCCCAGCCAACTACATACAGAAGAATGCAAGCTGAACACGCCCAGCCAACTACATACAGAAGAATGCAAGCTGAACACGCCCAGCCAACTACATACAGAAGAATGCAAGCTGAAGACGCCCAGCCAACTACATACAGAAGAATGCAAGCTGAAGACGCCCAGCCAACTACATACAGAAGAATGCAAGCTGAAGACGCCCAGCCAACTACATACAGAAGAATGCAAGCTGAACTCGCCCAGCCAACTACATACAGAAGAATGCAAGCTGAACACGCCCAGCCAACTACATATAGAAGAATGCAAGCTGAAGACGCCCAGCCAACTACATACAGAAGAATGCAAGCTGAACACGCCCAGCCAACTACATACAGAAGAATGCAAGCTGAACACGCCCAGCCAACTACATATAGAAGAATGCAAGCTGAACACACCCAACCAACCAGCATCCTCGTAA